ATTAATGGGAAACTCACGGAGAAGCAGATAAAAGAGTTTAAATAAAATGTTTGTGGTTTGTCGTTAAGCTCTGTTTTTCCTCATAGCTCGCGGCTCGTAGCTCGAAGCTATTTTTAAAAAAAATAATTCTATGAGTGATATTGATAAAAAAATACTAAATTTTATTAAGAATCATCATGTTTTCACACTTGCCACAAGTTTTGATAATAAACCCTATTGCTCAACAATGTTTTATGTTTTTCTGGAAAAAGAGCAAATGTTTGTTTTTACTTCCGACAATGACACAAAACATATTGAAGATATTTTAAAAAATAAAAATGTGGCAGGAGCAATCGCCCTCGAAACTTCTGTTATCGGCAAAATACAGGGAGTTCAATTTACAGGAACAATTAAAAAATGTGATGGTGATTTTTTTGATTATGCAAAAAAGATTTATTTAAAAAGATTTCCAGTCGCTGTATTTGCAAAATTAACTCTCTGGGGAATTAAAGTTGATTTCATAAAACTTACCGACAACAGATTAGGGTTTGGAAAAAAGTTAGTATGGGAAAAAATTGCTATTAATTAGAGTTTGTCCATAATGTCCGATTTCTTCGTTACTCTCGACTTTATGAATAGTTCAGGACAAAACCGAATTTTTTCTGTAGAATTTAAGATTATAAATGAATATAGAACCTATCAATGCAGGTATTGCAAGATTTATAAGCCACAATGAAAACGAAGCGGTAACAATTCCTATTGTATTTACTGAGAGTATTCCAAGAAAATATAATGAAACGGAACCCCGAACTCCTATTTCAGTCAACGCCATTGTTGGTATTGCAGCTATTACAAAATATATCAGTGAAATCATCATTAATCCCTCAGATAAAGAAATATTGACATTAAAAAAAATAAGTAAAACATAAAACTGAACTGAAAACACAATATATCTGCATAAACTTAACAGCAATACATTCAACAATTCAATACGGTTATAATTTGAAAAAACAAAATAATATTTTTCGAATCTTTTTAATGTGGGTATTTTGTTCAACAGTGTTTTTAAAGAAGAAGTGTTGATAAACAGAAGCACCAATATTATTGCTGTTGCAAGTATCAATACAATAAGAATATAATAAATATATGAATTAACATGGCTTTGCAAATCAGAATATTTTAAAATAAAATAAAAAAGTCCTGCTATACCAACAATAATTGTAATCAATAGCTGTGCTGTACTTCCGATAATTGTAATTAAAAATGCTTTAAGCTGATTTTGTTTTTCAACATAAAAAACTTTTCCACCGAATTCACCAAATCTGTTTGGAGTAAAAATACTGAAAGTGGTGCCGGAAAAAATTGCCTGCAATGACTTCAGTAAAGATATTTTTTCTATTTTCCCGATTAAATATTTCCATTTAATTGCTTCGAGAAACCAGTTGGCAAACATCATAAAAAGCATAACTGAGGAAATTAAACAACCTTTTGTTAGTGATATTTTGGGGAAGTTATCAAGTATTGTATTAAAATCGTTTTTATAAAATATTTCCCTGTAAATAAAATAAAATGCAGATATGATAATAAATGTTTTTGCAGTTAT
This region of Bacteroidales bacterium genomic DNA includes:
- a CDS encoding pyridoxamine 5'-phosphate oxidase family protein, coding for MSDIDKKILNFIKNHHVFTLATSFDNKPYCSTMFYVFLEKEQMFVFTSDNDTKHIEDILKNKNVAGAIALETSVIGKIQGVQFTGTIKKCDGDFFDYAKKIYLKRFPVAVFAKLTLWGIKVDFIKLTDNRLGFGKKLVWEKIAIN
- a CDS encoding lysylphosphatidylglycerol synthase domain-containing protein gives rise to the protein MRKNKIYKTIDITAKTFIIISAFYFIYREIFYKNDFNTILDNFPKISLTKGCLISSVMLFMMFANWFLEAIKWKYLIGKIEKISLLKSLQAIFSGTTFSIFTPNRFGEFGGKVFYVEKQNQLKAFLITIIGSTAQLLITIIVGIAGLFYFILKYSDLQSHVNSYIYYILIVLILATAIILVLLFINTSSLKTLLNKIPTLKRFEKYYFVFSNYNRIELLNVLLLSLCRYIVFSVQFYVLLIFFNVNISLSEGLMMISLIYFVIAAIPTMALTEIGVRGSVSLYFLGILSVNTIGIVTASFSLWLINLAIPALIGSIFIYNLKFYRKNSVLS